One genomic region from Microcystis panniformis FACHB-1757 encodes:
- a CDS encoding RNA-guided endonuclease InsQ/TnpB family protein, whose amino-acid sequence MEKAYSFRFYPTPEQESLLRRTLGCVRLVYNKALHERTQAWYEKQERVGYAQTSSMLTEWKKQEELDFLNEVSCVPLQQGLRHLQTAFTNFFAGRTKYPNFKKKHQGGSAEFTKSAFKFKDKQIYLAKCTEPLPIRWSRQIPESCDPSTVTVRLHPSGRWHISIRFDDPTIKPLPVTDKAIGIDLGISSLVITSDGDKVSNPKHFKNHYRRLRKAQKSLSRKQKGSKNREKARIKVARIHAQITDSRKDHLHKLTTQLVRENQTIVVENLAVKNLVKNPKLSQAISDVSWGEITRQLAYKCRWYGRNYIEIDRWFPSSKRCSNCGHIAEKMPLNIREWDCPDCGTHHDRDINASKNILAAGLAVSVCRATIRPEQSKSGAAGAEPRKGKKQKPKS is encoded by the coding sequence ATGGAAAAAGCCTACTCGTTTCGATTTTACCCAACACCCGAACAAGAGTCGCTATTGCGGCGCACATTGGGCTGTGTAAGATTAGTTTACAATAAAGCTCTCCACGAACGAACACAAGCTTGGTACGAAAAGCAAGAAAGAGTAGGCTACGCTCAAACTTCTTCAATGCTAACCGAGTGGAAAAAACAAGAAGAATTAGACTTTCTCAATGAAGTAAGCTGTGTACCCTTACAACAAGGGTTAAGACACCTACAAACAGCTTTTACCAATTTCTTTGCTGGTCGTACTAAGTATCCTAACTTTAAGAAAAAACATCAGGGAGGAAGTGCCGAATTTACCAAATCTGCTTTTAAATTTAAAGACAAACAAATCTATTTAGCCAAATGCACAGAACCTTTACCTATTCGATGGTCAAGACAAATACCAGAAAGCTGTGACCCAAGTACAGTAACAGTCAGATTACATCCTTCTGGACGTTGGCATATTTCAATTAGATTTGATGACCCAACGATTAAGCCTCTACCAGTAACAGATAAAGCCATCGGAATTGACTTAGGAATTAGTAGCCTTGTGATTACCAGCGATGGTGACAAAGTATCTAATCCCAAGCATTTTAAAAACCATTATCGGAGACTGCGAAAGGCCCAAAAAAGCCTTTCTAGAAAACAGAAAGGGTCAAAAAATCGGGAAAAAGCAAGAATCAAAGTAGCAAGGATTCACGCTCAAATCACCGATAGCAGAAAAGACCATTTACATAAGCTAACCACTCAATTAGTTCGTGAAAACCAAACGATTGTGGTTGAGAATTTAGCCGTCAAGAATCTGGTCAAAAACCCCAAGTTATCTCAGGCAATATCTGACGTTAGTTGGGGAGAAATCACTCGACAATTAGCCTATAAATGCCGTTGGTACGGCAGAAATTACATCGAAATAGATAGATGGTTTCCTAGTTCTAAAAGATGTAGTAATTGTGGGCATATTGCTGAGAAAATGCCGTTAAATATTCGAGAATGGGACTGTCCAGACTGTGGGACTCACCATGACCGAGATATTAACGCCAGTAAAAACATTTTGGCCGCAGGGCTTGCGGTGTCAGTCTGTAGAGCGACCATAAGACCAGAACAGAGTAAATCTGGGGCGGCAGGTGCGGAACCCCGCAAGGGAAAGAAGCAGAAACCTAAATCGTGA